One region of Anaeromyxobacter paludicola genomic DNA includes:
- the gltC gene encoding adventurous gliding motility protein GltC, giving the protein MTRPRTAPLAVALAAALAPGLALPQGLGLDLSEPAAPPPSEARPPKAAPAKPGPRAGAPDAPPPKAVPVPPARAAAPPSRLAPLPPYAPDPRLAEARKLVDRRRYEEGAQAAFAVARDPAGAGARLEATVVLAQALAGLGLDQVAVAELAAALADPAPGSAAGLAVQELVALGERDHANEHGVALALAGAAAVELPPAAEGRLEVAQARWAYERGRALEEAGRGAEARQSYADALRLAGRPGMAPVAAAEARFVEGLVRYAEDDQPAALESFKEVVRITNPRRGEASDPRLRSLAFLQLARIHYEHRQNRYAIFYYDRLPWGGEEWLEALWESSYAHYRIGDYEKALGNLLTLQSSYFKDEYFPESYVLKAIIYYENCRFPEARRILEDFAKDFGPLQAELGRLAARSGPPEALFGAFARAEREGGAELSPRVVKAALTDRSLRRLDLAARAADRQAGEGLARLSPGFRDSELGRKVAAALAGVRAGLAAEGGARLRQQLEAERDGLRDLLQQALRIRIEVTRREREALEASLTTGKRPDALRAYRYSTAVSDEQLYWPYDGEFWRDELGTYTYTLTRGCRAPVESGGAAPEQGSGR; this is encoded by the coding sequence ATGACCCGCCCGAGGACCGCTCCGCTCGCCGTCGCGCTCGCCGCCGCGCTCGCGCCGGGCCTGGCCCTGCCGCAGGGGCTCGGTCTCGACCTCTCCGAGCCGGCCGCGCCGCCGCCCTCCGAGGCCCGCCCGCCGAAGGCCGCCCCCGCGAAGCCCGGGCCGCGCGCCGGAGCGCCCGACGCCCCCCCGCCGAAGGCGGTCCCGGTCCCGCCCGCGCGCGCCGCGGCGCCGCCGAGCCGGCTCGCGCCCCTCCCACCCTACGCCCCCGATCCGCGGCTCGCCGAGGCGCGGAAGCTCGTGGACCGGCGCCGGTACGAGGAGGGGGCGCAGGCCGCCTTCGCGGTGGCGCGCGACCCGGCCGGCGCCGGCGCGCGGCTCGAGGCGACGGTGGTGCTCGCGCAGGCGCTCGCCGGGCTCGGGCTCGACCAGGTCGCGGTGGCCGAGCTCGCGGCGGCCCTCGCCGATCCCGCCCCGGGCTCCGCCGCCGGGCTCGCGGTGCAGGAGCTGGTCGCGCTCGGCGAGCGCGACCACGCGAACGAGCACGGCGTGGCGCTGGCGCTCGCCGGGGCGGCGGCGGTCGAGCTCCCGCCCGCGGCGGAGGGGCGGCTCGAGGTGGCCCAGGCGCGCTGGGCCTACGAGCGGGGGCGCGCGCTCGAGGAGGCGGGGCGCGGGGCGGAGGCGAGGCAGAGCTACGCCGACGCGCTCCGGCTCGCCGGCCGGCCCGGAATGGCGCCGGTGGCGGCGGCCGAGGCCCGCTTCGTCGAGGGGCTCGTCCGCTACGCCGAGGACGATCAGCCGGCGGCGCTCGAGTCGTTCAAGGAGGTGGTGCGGATCACCAACCCGCGGCGCGGGGAGGCCTCCGACCCGCGGCTGCGCTCGCTCGCGTTCCTGCAGCTCGCGCGCATCCACTACGAGCACCGGCAGAACCGCTACGCGATCTTCTACTACGACCGGCTGCCGTGGGGCGGCGAGGAGTGGCTCGAGGCGCTCTGGGAGTCCTCCTACGCCCACTACCGGATCGGCGACTACGAGAAGGCGCTCGGGAACCTGCTCACGCTCCAGTCCTCGTACTTCAAGGACGAGTACTTCCCCGAGTCCTACGTGCTCAAGGCGATCATCTACTACGAGAACTGCCGGTTCCCGGAGGCGCGCCGGATCCTGGAGGACTTCGCGAAGGACTTCGGGCCGCTCCAGGCGGAGCTGGGGCGGCTCGCCGCCCGGAGCGGGCCGCCCGAGGCGCTCTTCGGCGCCTTCGCGCGGGCCGAGCGCGAGGGCGGGGCGGAGCTGTCGCCGCGGGTGGTGAAGGCGGCGCTCACCGACCGCAGCCTGCGCCGGCTCGACCTCGCCGCGCGCGCCGCCGACCGCCAGGCCGGCGAGGGGCTGGCGCGCCTCTCCCCGGGGTTCCGCGACTCGGAGCTGGGGCGCAAGGTGGCCGCCGCGCTCGCGGGCGTGCGCGCCGGGCTCGCCGCCGAGGGCGGCGCGCGGCTGCGCCAGCAGCTCGAGGCCGAGCGCGACGGGCTGCGGGACCTCCTGCAGCAGGCGCTCCGGATCCGGATCGAGGTGACCCGGCGCGAGCGCGAGGCGCTCGAGGCCTCGCTCACCACCGGCAAGCGGCCCGACGCGCTGCGCGCCTACCGCTACTCGACCGCGGTCTCGGACGAGCAGCTCTACTGGCCCTACGACGGCGAGTTCTGGCGCGACGAGCTCGGCACCTACACCTACACGCTCACGCGCGGCTGCCGCGCGCCGGTCGAGTCAGGGGGCGCCGCGCCGGAGCAGGGGAGCGGCCGTTGA
- a CDS encoding outer membrane beta-barrel domain-containing protein: MTARLRPIALLAAALALAPAAARASAADAFENRIPPVAGQLYGKAGRFELSPIAQVSLNDAFFSKYLFGLRGGYHFSELLGLSASFATGPSVATGSTNVCRSNAGCRSATDAELFQVPGHVNWLAGLELEVSPIYGKLNLFAEQVIHFDFSLLAGGDVVAYRRVLDATAAGTAAAAGATPPTDSAMGGHLGLGARVFLGRSVALRLELKDYLYRIPLAGRTDTQSQLLTELGLSFFFGGGR, translated from the coding sequence GTGACCGCGCGCCTCCGCCCCATCGCCCTCCTCGCCGCCGCGCTGGCCCTCGCCCCGGCCGCCGCGCGCGCGAGCGCCGCCGACGCCTTCGAGAACCGGATCCCCCCGGTGGCGGGGCAGCTCTACGGCAAGGCCGGGCGGTTCGAGCTGTCGCCCATCGCGCAGGTCTCGCTCAACGACGCCTTCTTCTCGAAGTACCTCTTCGGCCTGCGGGGCGGGTACCACTTCTCCGAGCTGCTCGGGCTCTCGGCCAGCTTCGCCACCGGCCCCTCGGTCGCCACCGGCTCCACCAACGTCTGCCGCTCCAACGCCGGCTGCCGGAGCGCCACCGACGCCGAGCTGTTCCAGGTGCCCGGCCACGTGAACTGGCTCGCCGGGCTGGAGCTCGAGGTGAGCCCCATCTACGGGAAGCTCAACCTCTTCGCCGAGCAGGTGATCCACTTCGACTTCTCGCTCCTCGCCGGCGGCGACGTCGTCGCCTACCGGCGCGTGCTCGACGCCACCGCCGCCGGGACCGCGGCCGCCGCCGGGGCCACCCCGCCCACCGACTCGGCGATGGGCGGTCACCTCGGGCTCGGCGCCCGCGTCTTCCTCGGCCGCTCGGTGGCGCTCAGGCTCGAGCTCAAGGACTACCTGTACCGGATCCCGCTCGCGGGGCGCACCGACACGCAGTCGCAGCTCCTCACCGAGCTCGGGCTGTCCTTCTTCTTCGGCGGCGGGCGCTAG
- a CDS encoding outer membrane beta-barrel domain-containing protein, producing the protein MPRAGPATLLLLALPLLARAQEVPGLDLSEPEPERPPASAAPPPEAGADEPPAPARAPAAADAAEARSPIGDTGERDAALEDRVKAVQRKGFLKRGRFELGLAAPGSLNDAFFQKVGVAGHLGYNLAESFALKLDGGYFWSVRTGNVRQGKLAFESQLLESQLRAKAMLDGVWSPIYGKGAWLGSRIVHFDLYLAAGVGAVWSATSGSPRNEGPHPAGDLGAGFRFYPSSWLSLDLGVDATLYPDQPSLTVPSTLQKLVTAQLGVTFFLPTRFDYGTP; encoded by the coding sequence TTGCCTCGAGCGGGTCCAGCCACTCTCCTCCTCCTCGCGCTCCCGCTCCTCGCGCGCGCGCAGGAGGTCCCCGGCCTCGACCTCTCCGAGCCGGAGCCGGAGCGCCCGCCGGCGAGCGCCGCGCCCCCGCCCGAGGCCGGCGCCGACGAGCCGCCCGCCCCGGCGCGCGCGCCCGCCGCCGCGGACGCGGCCGAGGCCCGCTCGCCCATCGGCGACACCGGCGAGCGCGACGCGGCGCTCGAGGACCGCGTGAAGGCGGTGCAGCGCAAGGGCTTCCTCAAGCGCGGCCGCTTCGAGCTCGGGCTCGCCGCGCCGGGCTCGCTCAACGACGCCTTCTTCCAGAAGGTCGGGGTGGCGGGGCACCTCGGGTACAACCTGGCCGAGAGCTTCGCCCTCAAGCTCGACGGCGGGTACTTCTGGTCGGTGCGCACCGGCAACGTGCGCCAGGGGAAGCTCGCCTTCGAGAGCCAGCTCCTCGAGAGCCAGCTGCGGGCCAAGGCGATGCTCGACGGCGTCTGGTCGCCCATCTACGGCAAGGGGGCCTGGCTCGGCAGCCGCATCGTCCACTTCGACCTGTACCTCGCGGCCGGCGTGGGCGCGGTCTGGAGCGCCACCAGCGGCTCGCCCCGGAACGAGGGGCCGCACCCGGCCGGCGACCTGGGCGCCGGGTTCCGCTTCTACCCGAGCTCCTGGCTCTCGCTCGACCTCGGCGTGGACGCGACGCTCTACCCGGACCAGCCGTCCCTGACCGTGCCGAGCACCCTCCAGAAGCTCGTCACCGCGCAGCTCGGGGTCACCTTCTTCCTGCCCACCCGCTTCGACTACGGAACCCCGTGA
- the cglC gene encoding adventurous gliding motility lipoprotein CglC: protein MLAGVVLACQPPDVGQPCPVHLPAQNGVATSCANVQGDYLETGVTACENLVCIVSPANGDRRITCNPGYCSKPCVSDADCDTSATGLVCRQVVLDPAFIASIPQKYLGDLKTTSWCAIPQK from the coding sequence GTGCTCGCGGGGGTCGTCCTCGCGTGCCAGCCCCCCGACGTGGGCCAGCCCTGCCCGGTGCACCTGCCGGCGCAGAACGGCGTGGCGACGAGCTGCGCCAACGTCCAGGGCGACTACCTCGAGACGGGCGTCACCGCCTGCGAGAACCTGGTCTGCATCGTCTCGCCCGCCAACGGCGACCGGCGCATCACCTGCAACCCGGGCTACTGCTCGAAGCCCTGCGTCTCGGACGCCGACTGCGACACCTCGGCGACCGGGCTCGTCTGCCGCCAGGTGGTGCTCGACCCGGCGTTCATCGCCTCGATCCCGCAGAAGTACCTGGGCGACCTCAAGACCACGAGCTGGTGCGCCATCCCGCAGAAGTGA
- a CDS encoding TIGR02266 family protein: MAENRVHPRAPIELKVEYKRLNRFFADYTRNISKGGTFIATAHPLPLGTRFVFRLALPAQAEPLELLGEVVRASVGEASDPTGMGIRFIFDDDRARSAFAAKVEGIMAASLGEELARKLVAQERN; encoded by the coding sequence ATGGCAGAGAATCGCGTGCACCCGCGGGCTCCGATCGAGCTCAAGGTCGAGTACAAGCGGCTCAACCGCTTCTTCGCGGACTACACGCGCAACATCTCGAAGGGCGGCACCTTCATCGCCACCGCCCACCCGCTCCCGCTCGGCACCCGCTTCGTGTTCCGGCTCGCCCTCCCGGCGCAGGCGGAGCCGCTCGAGCTGCTCGGGGAGGTGGTCCGGGCCAGCGTGGGCGAGGCGAGCGACCCGACCGGCATGGGCATCCGCTTCATCTTCGACGACGATCGGGCGCGGTCGGCCTTCGCCGCCAAGGTGGAGGGGATCATGGCCGCGAGCCTGGGCGAGGAGCTGGCGCGAAAGCTGGTGGCGCAGGAGCGGAACTGA
- a CDS encoding type VI secretion system protein, whose protein sequence is MDPLRLLGVPGFELGLAGALLAALAGGPLGVAAARRQLARGAPSPGGALASATLPLLALEALLFGASALHARLATPCAPLASAALFPILALPSALLAPAVGVLCGLVARGRRRVGLPLYVAVVAGSLAWTAVAAWRGPTATAQDHFLGVWPGPLYDEAIAVDRHLVLFRAGTLGLWLAACALASAARGSRGGGWLGAEERPARGRAAVALALAGLLGAFVASRAGGGLTRRSELDRVLGGRLDGARCELHFPREKPPAEADRLLRDCEYDAAEVARRLGLLAPPRARVYVYRDAAEKGRLTGAGRTNFTKPWLAEIHLNDGPTPHPVLRHELVHALASAIAPGPLRVPARAGVLVYAGLVEGLAEAADAPHGPFTLHEWTRAMRDAGVMPPVEALVGPAGFLGAAPARAYTAAGSFLRWLLDTRGAAPVRALYAHGDFARAFGAPLPALAAEWGRFLDGVAVPPELRAAAQLRFRRGSLFTRTCAREVASLEARAADLARARRPEDAAPLYRRAAALSGGDPAYLRAEGEAFAAAGASARAEAAFAAALRLLAEGAEPGLRGALEAELGDLRLEAGDAAGAAARYRAALALAPEPAERRLLEAKLSATVDPVLARAVAPWLLGTGEPALALGRLAGSDAPLARYLYGRAALARGAPALAAAELSRAGPGLGDAGFAREAARLLARAWCELGRYDDAAAGYAVLASGSARPAERESAEDEARRCDFERTEFGVPPPSPGDWPPRTDPVK, encoded by the coding sequence ATGGACCCCCTCCGGCTCCTCGGCGTCCCCGGCTTCGAGCTCGGCCTCGCGGGCGCGCTCCTGGCCGCCCTCGCGGGCGGGCCGCTCGGCGTCGCCGCGGCCCGCCGGCAGCTCGCGCGCGGCGCCCCCTCCCCCGGGGGAGCCCTCGCCTCGGCCACCCTCCCCCTGCTCGCGCTCGAGGCGCTCCTCTTCGGCGCGAGCGCGCTCCACGCCCGGCTCGCCACCCCCTGCGCCCCGCTCGCCTCGGCGGCGCTCTTCCCCATCCTGGCGCTCCCCTCGGCCCTCCTCGCCCCCGCGGTGGGGGTGCTGTGCGGGCTAGTCGCCCGCGGCCGCCGCCGCGTCGGCCTGCCCCTCTACGTCGCCGTCGTCGCCGGCTCCCTCGCCTGGACCGCCGTCGCGGCCTGGCGCGGGCCGACGGCGACCGCGCAGGACCACTTCCTCGGCGTCTGGCCCGGGCCGCTCTACGACGAGGCGATCGCGGTGGACCGCCACCTGGTCCTCTTCCGCGCCGGGACGCTCGGGCTCTGGCTCGCGGCCTGCGCCCTCGCCTCCGCCGCCCGGGGGTCGCGGGGCGGCGGGTGGCTCGGCGCGGAGGAGCGCCCGGCGCGCGGGCGGGCCGCGGTCGCCCTCGCGCTGGCCGGGCTCCTCGGCGCCTTCGTCGCCTCGCGCGCCGGGGGCGGCCTCACCCGCCGCTCCGAGCTCGACCGCGTCCTCGGAGGCCGGCTCGACGGCGCCCGCTGCGAGCTCCACTTCCCGCGCGAGAAGCCGCCGGCCGAGGCCGACCGGCTCCTGCGCGACTGCGAGTACGACGCGGCCGAGGTGGCGCGGCGGCTCGGGCTCCTCGCTCCGCCGCGGGCGCGGGTCTACGTCTACCGGGACGCGGCGGAGAAGGGGCGGCTCACCGGCGCCGGGCGCACCAACTTCACGAAGCCCTGGCTGGCCGAGATCCACCTCAACGACGGCCCCACCCCGCACCCGGTGCTGCGTCACGAGCTGGTGCACGCCCTCGCCTCCGCGATCGCGCCCGGCCCACTGCGCGTCCCGGCCCGCGCCGGGGTGCTCGTCTACGCCGGCCTGGTGGAGGGGCTCGCCGAGGCGGCCGACGCGCCGCACGGCCCGTTCACGCTCCACGAGTGGACCCGGGCCATGCGCGACGCCGGCGTGATGCCGCCGGTGGAGGCGCTGGTGGGCCCGGCGGGCTTCCTCGGGGCGGCGCCGGCGCGGGCCTACACCGCCGCGGGGAGCTTCCTGCGCTGGCTGCTCGACACCCGCGGCGCGGCCCCGGTCCGCGCCCTCTACGCGCACGGCGACTTCGCGCGGGCCTTCGGGGCGCCGCTCCCGGCGCTCGCCGCGGAGTGGGGCCGGTTCCTCGACGGGGTGGCGGTCCCGCCCGAGCTGCGGGCCGCGGCGCAGCTCCGCTTCCGGCGGGGCAGCCTCTTCACCCGGACCTGCGCGCGCGAGGTGGCCTCGCTCGAGGCGCGCGCCGCCGACCTCGCCCGGGCGCGGCGGCCGGAGGACGCGGCCCCGCTCTACCGGCGCGCCGCCGCCCTCTCCGGCGGTGACCCGGCCTACCTGCGCGCCGAGGGCGAGGCGTTCGCGGCCGCCGGGGCGAGCGCGCGCGCCGAGGCGGCGTTCGCCGCCGCCCTCCGGCTGCTCGCCGAAGGCGCCGAGCCCGGCCTGCGCGGCGCCCTCGAGGCGGAGCTCGGCGATCTGCGGCTCGAGGCCGGCGACGCGGCCGGCGCCGCCGCGCGCTACCGGGCGGCGCTCGCCCTCGCCCCGGAGCCGGCCGAGCGGCGGCTGCTCGAGGCGAAGCTCTCGGCGACCGTGGACCCCGTCCTGGCGCGCGCCGTGGCCCCGTGGCTCCTCGGGACGGGGGAGCCGGCCCTGGCGCTCGGGCGGCTCGCCGGCTCCGACGCGCCGCTCGCGCGCTACCTCTACGGCCGCGCCGCCCTCGCCCGCGGCGCCCCGGCGCTCGCCGCCGCCGAGCTCTCCCGCGCCGGCCCCGGCCTGGGCGACGCCGGCTTCGCCCGCGAGGCGGCCCGGCTCCTCGCCCGCGCCTGGTGCGAGCTCGGGCGCTACGACGACGCGGCCGCCGGCTACGCCGTGCTGGCGAGCGGCTCGGCCCGGCCGGCCGAGCGCGAGTCGGCCGAGGACGAGGCCCGCCGCTGCGACTTCGAGCGGACCGAGTTCGGCGTCCCGCCCCCCTCGCCCGGCGACTGGCCGCCCCGGACCGACCCGGTTAAGTGA
- a CDS encoding AAA family ATPase has translation MPGESFEALKRFFETQPAARKATQPLHAGAEVGLALDSGPAHFTLRGGAPTVEEGPAAAPDFTLTLPDGAVRRITSMTTDDVGEFGIAFFKLVLEKDPALKARVHIDAPTTQLIQHGYLGVLAVGGMKVAFWLLKNGVKNPKAAIDRLRGK, from the coding sequence ATGCCGGGAGAGAGCTTCGAGGCGCTGAAGAGGTTCTTCGAGACGCAGCCCGCGGCGCGCAAGGCGACGCAGCCGCTCCACGCCGGCGCGGAGGTGGGGCTCGCGCTCGACTCCGGCCCGGCCCACTTCACCCTGCGCGGCGGCGCGCCGACCGTGGAGGAGGGCCCGGCCGCCGCCCCGGACTTCACGCTCACCCTGCCCGACGGAGCGGTCCGGCGGATCACCTCGATGACGACCGACGACGTGGGCGAGTTCGGCATCGCCTTCTTCAAGCTGGTCCTCGAGAAGGACCCCGCGCTCAAGGCCCGCGTCCACATCGACGCGCCGACGACGCAGCTCATCCAGCACGGCTACCTGGGCGTGCTGGCGGTCGGCGGGATGAAGGTGGCCTTCTGGCTCCTCAAGAACGGGGTGAAGAACCCCAAGGCCGCCATCGACCGGCTCCGGGGGAAGTAG
- a CDS encoding S1 family peptidase gives MLVSLLLALSLGAPRDPAPAGRLPAPTTVELRGGGYYGAGLVWDGPAGLVLTALHVVEDMPAVEAVLADGRTLAARVVDREPALDLALVRLEGSPAALAAAPRAKGPPPAGTLVHLHGCPRQRCGGEVLGAVLSPSWRFAGGDYLRIAAAVEPGASGGPVLDGDGAVVGVVDLALLTPGGVALAVPIVLAERRFGAPVALAAGR, from the coding sequence GTGCTGGTCTCCCTGCTCCTCGCGCTCTCGCTCGGCGCGCCTCGCGATCCCGCGCCCGCCGGGCGCCTGCCCGCTCCCACCACGGTGGAGCTGCGCGGCGGAGGGTACTACGGCGCCGGGCTGGTCTGGGACGGCCCGGCCGGCCTGGTGCTGACGGCGCTGCACGTGGTCGAGGACATGCCGGCGGTGGAGGCGGTGCTGGCCGACGGCCGCACGCTCGCCGCCCGGGTGGTCGATCGGGAGCCGGCGCTCGACCTCGCCCTGGTGCGGCTCGAGGGCTCGCCGGCGGCGCTCGCCGCGGCACCGCGCGCCAAGGGCCCCCCGCCCGCGGGCACCCTCGTGCACCTCCACGGCTGCCCGCGCCAGCGCTGCGGGGGAGAGGTGCTCGGCGCGGTCCTCTCGCCGAGCTGGCGCTTCGCCGGGGGCGACTACCTGCGCATCGCCGCCGCGGTGGAGCCGGGCGCGAGCGGCGGCCCCGTGCTCGACGGCGACGGGGCGGTGGTCGGCGTGGTGGACCTCGCCCTGCTCACGCCGGGCGGCGTGGCCCTGGCCGTGCCCATCGTCCTCGCGGAGCGCCGCTTCGGCGCGCCGGTCGCGCTCGCCGCCGGCCGCTGA
- a CDS encoding peptidoglycan-binding domain-containing protein, producing MKRMLQVLALAAPLVACSSREKSYSDTSMQSASAAEPRSEVARPSDLSAEQVRLVQRALSDKGFATDLNGSWDDRTKSALMSFQRSVNLAPTGNVNAQTAEALGLDPQQVMPVRGQGTQSDDTGSMHDPQKNDSNTRPGTEGSVGGTPQPPGSMAPPSTSPSTPDTTTPGSSGEYHEK from the coding sequence ATGAAGAGAATGCTTCAGGTGCTCGCGCTCGCGGCCCCGCTGGTGGCCTGCAGCAGCCGCGAGAAGAGCTACTCCGACACGTCGATGCAGAGCGCCAGCGCCGCCGAGCCGAGGTCCGAGGTGGCGCGCCCGTCCGATCTCAGCGCCGAGCAGGTGCGGCTCGTCCAGCGCGCGCTCTCCGACAAGGGCTTCGCGACCGACCTCAACGGCTCCTGGGACGATCGCACCAAGAGCGCGCTCATGAGCTTCCAGCGCTCCGTGAACCTGGCGCCGACCGGGAACGTCAACGCCCAGACCGCCGAGGCGCTCGGCCTCGACCCGCAGCAGGTGATGCCGGTGCGCGGCCAGGGGACGCAGAGCGACGACACGGGCTCGATGCACGATCCGCAGAAGAACGACTCGAACACGCGCCCCGGCACCGAGGGCAGCGTGGGCGGGACGCCGCAGCCGCCCGGCTCGATGGCCCCGCCGTCCACGAGCCCCAGCACGCCCGACACGACGACGCCGGGCAGCAGCGGCGAGTACCACGAGAAGTAG
- a CDS encoding nuclear transport factor 2 family protein yields the protein MLDRRPLASLLVLLALGGCSPKRIPGTEIRDTADTREIVAVIDTYRKAVEAKDARAVMALVSPLYYDDAGTADPGDDMDYAQLERALPQDFDKLASVRLEIGVKQVTVEGDKATAEVFYDGKFRIVTPRGEVAKAEADVQRMRFHHEKSGWKFVSGL from the coding sequence ATGCTCGACCGCCGACCCCTCGCCTCCCTGCTCGTCCTCCTGGCCCTCGGCGGCTGCTCGCCCAAGCGCATCCCCGGCACCGAGATCCGCGACACCGCCGACACCCGCGAGATCGTCGCGGTGATCGACACCTACCGGAAGGCGGTCGAGGCGAAGGACGCCCGCGCCGTGATGGCGCTCGTGTCGCCGCTCTACTACGACGACGCCGGCACCGCCGATCCCGGGGACGACATGGACTACGCGCAGCTCGAGCGCGCGCTCCCGCAGGACTTCGACAAGCTCGCCTCGGTGCGCCTCGAGATCGGCGTGAAGCAGGTCACCGTGGAGGGCGACAAGGCCACCGCCGAGGTGTTCTACGACGGCAAGTTCCGGATCGTGACCCCGCGCGGCGAGGTGGCGAAGGCCGAGGCCGACGTGCAGCGGATGCGCTTCCACCACGAGAAGAGCGGCTGGAAGTTCGTGAGCGGCCTCTAG
- a CDS encoding homoserine kinase, whose translation MALYTPLSPEQLSQVAGRYGLSLDRSVPEPKGSINTNYHLWAGGERYFLRLNEGKTDAEVAFEASVLRYLEEARFPAVRLVRSTEGASHVEVAGRQAMLFAYAPGEELRREDVGEAECRRMGEQFGRLHELASGFEADRPNPYALARVAGWLAELGTDGDGDPEVAAALPMLRDELSRAAALPSAPRGLVHGDLFLDNVHWIGGRVSAVLDWEMSCVDAFAYDLGVAVNAWCYDARFRPELCRALLQGYRAKRPLDDATRDALYPFARYAALRYTASRIHAFHRAGLGADRLAWKDWRRYRDRLAALRDMGEAGFRDFAGL comes from the coding sequence ATGGCCCTCTACACCCCACTCAGCCCCGAGCAGCTCTCCCAGGTCGCGGGTCGGTACGGACTCTCCCTCGACAGGTCGGTCCCCGAGCCCAAGGGGAGCATCAACACCAACTACCACCTGTGGGCGGGCGGCGAGCGCTACTTCCTGCGGCTGAACGAGGGGAAGACCGACGCCGAGGTGGCCTTCGAGGCGAGCGTGCTCCGCTACCTCGAGGAGGCGCGCTTCCCCGCCGTCCGGCTGGTGCGCTCGACCGAGGGCGCCTCGCACGTGGAGGTGGCGGGGCGCCAGGCGATGCTGTTCGCCTACGCGCCCGGCGAGGAGCTCCGGCGCGAGGACGTCGGCGAGGCCGAGTGCCGGCGGATGGGCGAGCAGTTCGGCCGCCTCCACGAGCTCGCGAGCGGGTTCGAGGCCGACCGCCCCAACCCCTACGCGCTCGCCCGGGTGGCGGGCTGGCTCGCCGAGCTCGGGACCGACGGCGACGGGGACCCGGAGGTGGCGGCCGCGCTGCCGATGCTGCGCGACGAGCTCTCCCGGGCCGCGGCCCTCCCGTCCGCGCCGCGCGGCCTCGTGCACGGCGACCTCTTCCTCGACAACGTGCACTGGATCGGCGGGCGCGTCTCCGCGGTGCTCGACTGGGAGATGAGCTGCGTGGACGCCTTCGCCTACGACCTCGGCGTGGCGGTCAACGCCTGGTGCTACGACGCGCGCTTCCGGCCGGAGCTCTGCCGGGCGCTGCTCCAGGGCTACCGGGCGAAGCGGCCGCTCGACGACGCCACGCGCGACGCGCTCTACCCCTTCGCGCGCTACGCGGCGCTCCGGTACACGGCCTCCCGCATCCACGCCTTCCACCGCGCCGGGCTCGGGGCGGACCGGCTCGCGTGGAAGGACTGGCGGCGCTACCGCGACCGGCTGGCCGCGCTCCGCGACATGGGCGAGGCGGGCTTCCGCGACTTCGCGGGGCTGTAG
- a CDS encoding tetratricopeptide repeat protein, translating into MSSRDKDHIALSDEHNSRGIELADRGWLDEAIREFKKAIELDPTSAHAHDNLATVYSEKKLYREAMGEYLTAIQLEPDSATAHYNLACFLATHGPEMAIAEYQEAIQLDPEYPDAHLNLGLTLADQGKTEEAVKELETAIALDPKDPFPRHELAALQMDEGDYRAAITHLKEVVRLEPENFEAHLDLGISYAQKGFYAEAERAYDRARALQPEDLLLNYNLGALYALWGKPAEALEALKRALATDAAKVKGWLASDPMFDALKGNAEYDELAHG; encoded by the coding sequence GTGAGCAGCCGGGACAAGGACCACATCGCGCTCTCCGACGAGCACAACTCCCGCGGCATCGAGCTGGCCGACCGCGGCTGGCTCGACGAGGCGATCCGAGAGTTCAAGAAGGCCATCGAGCTCGACCCCACCTCGGCTCACGCGCACGACAACCTCGCCACCGTCTACTCCGAGAAGAAGCTCTACCGGGAGGCGATGGGCGAGTACCTCACCGCCATCCAGCTCGAGCCCGACAGCGCGACGGCCCACTACAACCTCGCCTGCTTCCTCGCCACCCACGGCCCGGAGATGGCCATCGCCGAGTACCAGGAGGCGATCCAGCTCGACCCCGAGTACCCCGACGCCCACCTCAACCTGGGCCTCACCCTCGCCGACCAGGGCAAGACCGAGGAGGCGGTGAAGGAGCTCGAGACCGCCATCGCGCTCGACCCGAAGGATCCCTTCCCGCGCCACGAGCTGGCCGCCCTGCAGATGGACGAGGGGGACTACCGGGCCGCCATCACCCACCTCAAGGAGGTGGTGCGGCTCGAGCCGGAGAACTTCGAGGCCCACCTCGACCTCGGCATCAGCTACGCGCAGAAGGGCTTCTACGCCGAGGCGGAGCGGGCCTACGACCGGGCCCGGGCGCTCCAGCCCGAGGACCTCCTCCTCAACTACAACCTCGGGGCGCTCTACGCGCTCTGGGGCAAGCCGGCCGAGGCGCTCGAGGCGCTCAAGCGCGCCCTCGCGACCGACGCGGCGAAGGTGAAGGGCTGGCTCGCGAGCGATCCGATGTTCGACGCCCTCAAGGGCAACGCCGAGTACGACGAGCTGGCGCACGGGTAG